From Pan troglodytes isolate AG18354 chromosome 9, NHGRI_mPanTro3-v2.0_pri, whole genome shotgun sequence, the proteins below share one genomic window:
- the LOC129136397 gene encoding RNA polymerase II subunit A C-terminal domain phosphatase SSU72 like protein 2-like, protein MLSSTLRVAVVCVSNVNRSMEAHSILRRKGLSVRSFGTESHVRLPGPRPHRPVVYDFATTYKEMYNDLLRKDRECYTRNGILHILGRNERIKPGPERFQDCTDFFDVIFTCEERVYDTVVEDLCSREQQTFQPVHVINMDIQDTLEDATLGAFLICEICQCLQQSDDMEDNLAELLLQMEEKAGKSFLHTVCFY, encoded by the coding sequence ATGCTCTCCTCCACACTCAGGGTGGCTGTGGTGTGCGTGAGCAATGTCAACAGGAGCATGGAGGCCCACAGCATCCTCAGGAGAAAAGGGCTAAGTGTCCGGTCTTTTGGAACTGAATCTCATGTGAGGCTACCAGGACCAAGACCCCATCGTCCTGTAGTTTATGATTTTGCAACAACATATAAGGAGATGTACAATGACCTCCTCAGGAAAGATAGAGAATGCTACACCCGCAACGGAATCTTACACATCTtgggaagaaatgagagaatCAAGCCCGGTCCAGAAAGGTTTCAGGACTGCACTGATTTCTTTGATGTCATCTTCACCTGTGAGGAGAGGGTCTATGACACAGTGGTGGAAGATCTGTGTTCCAGAGAACAGCAGACCTTTCAGCCTGTGCACGTGATCAACATGGACATCCAAGATACCCTGGAAGATGCCACCCTGGGagctttcctcatctgtgagattTGCCAGTGCCTGCAGCAGTCAGATGACATGGAAGACAATCTGGCGGAGCTGCTGTTGCAAATGGAGGAGAAGGCAGGAAAAAGCTTTCTTCACACCGTCTGCTTCTACTGA